A genomic stretch from Desulfuromonas acetoxidans DSM 684 includes:
- the trpC gene encoding indole-3-glycerol phosphate synthase TrpC, whose translation MILDKILAHKQIEVASAKQRYCVEQLVDWIAQAPATRGFEKCLRQRAVDGVAIIAEVKKGSPSKGIIREDFDPVAIAKGYEAAGATCLSVLTDETFFYGHLDFLQQIAAEVQLPLLRKDFIIDAHQIYEARAFGADAILLIAAALDLSQLQKFHALARELELDVLLEVHNEEELAIALQTDCTLIGVNNRCLKTFVTDLAVSERLLPNIPSSRLVVSESGIQDYASISRLRKAGAGAFLIGESLMREGDFAAKLAQLLGGTGV comes from the coding sequence ATGATTCTCGATAAGATTCTTGCTCATAAACAGATCGAAGTAGCCAGCGCCAAGCAACGTTATTGCGTCGAGCAGTTAGTGGATTGGATTGCTCAGGCTCCGGCGACGCGTGGTTTTGAGAAATGCTTGCGTCAGCGCGCCGTTGATGGGGTGGCCATTATTGCCGAGGTGAAAAAAGGCTCCCCTTCCAAAGGAATTATCCGTGAAGATTTTGATCCTGTGGCCATTGCCAAAGGCTATGAAGCGGCAGGAGCCACGTGTTTGTCGGTGTTAACGGATGAAACCTTTTTTTACGGCCATCTTGACTTCCTCCAGCAGATTGCCGCTGAGGTTCAGTTGCCGCTACTGCGCAAGGATTTTATCATTGATGCCCATCAGATTTATGAGGCACGGGCTTTTGGTGCCGATGCCATCTTGTTGATAGCCGCCGCTCTAGATCTCTCGCAACTGCAGAAATTTCATGCGCTGGCCCGAGAACTGGAGCTCGATGTTCTGCTTGAAGTGCACAATGAGGAAGAGCTTGCTATCGCTTTGCAGACGGACTGCACTCTGATTGGCGTGAATAACCGCTGCCTGAAAACATTTGTTACTGATCTGGCCGTTAGTGAGCGGTTGTTGCCGAACATCCCCAGCTCGCGGCTGGTGGTTTCAGAAAGCGGTATTCAGGATTACGCGTCGATCTCCCGTTTGCGAAAAGCCGGTGCCGGAGCCTTTCTTATCGGTGAAAGCCTGATGCGCGAAGGGGATTTTGCTGCCAAGCTGGCGCAACTTCTTGGAGGCACCGGTGTCTGA
- the trpA gene encoding tryptophan synthase subunit alpha: protein MGRIEETFAQLKQNNHKALIPFITAGDPNMDTTEKIIATLVDAGADLIELGVPFSDPMADGPTIQAASERALAAGATLDSVLDLVERVRSFSQVPIVLMGYYNPVFCYGLERFAARAAQAGVDGLLLVDLPSEEREELHIHLKPKGIHLITLLAPTTPPDRAAQLLKQAQGFVYYVSMTGVTGTSKVDGSAIESQVVQLRELSPVPVAVGFGITTEQDAAAIARFSDAVVVGSALVKVIQQHAESPRLQEEVRRFVAELKQGVSRATDLQ, encoded by the coding sequence GTGGGTCGAATTGAAGAAACTTTTGCACAACTGAAACAAAACAACCACAAAGCGTTGATACCATTTATTACCGCCGGTGATCCGAATATGGACACCACGGAAAAGATCATCGCCACCTTGGTTGACGCCGGAGCCGATCTCATTGAGCTGGGCGTGCCTTTTTCCGATCCGATGGCCGATGGCCCGACTATCCAGGCCGCTTCCGAGCGGGCACTGGCTGCGGGGGCCACTCTCGATTCAGTTCTCGATCTGGTTGAACGGGTTCGCTCATTCAGCCAGGTGCCGATCGTGTTGATGGGCTATTATAATCCCGTATTCTGTTATGGGCTCGAGCGGTTTGCCGCCCGAGCTGCTCAAGCTGGCGTTGATGGGCTGTTGTTGGTCGATTTGCCGTCAGAGGAACGGGAGGAATTGCACATCCACTTGAAGCCCAAGGGGATTCACCTGATCACCCTCTTAGCTCCGACAACACCGCCGGATCGTGCCGCCCAGCTTCTTAAACAAGCTCAGGGCTTTGTGTACTATGTGTCGATGACCGGAGTGACAGGAACCAGTAAGGTGGATGGCTCTGCCATTGAATCACAAGTGGTGCAGCTTCGAGAGCTCAGCCCTGTTCCGGTTGCCGTTGGCTTCGGCATTACCACCGAACAGGATGCTGCTGCAATCGCGCGTTTCTCGGATGCCGTCGTGGTGGGAAGCGCTTTGGTCAAAGTTATTCAACAGCACGCAGAGTCGCCCCGTTTGCAGGAGGAGGTTCGCCGTTTTGTGGCGGAGCTCAAACAGGGTGTGAGCCGTGCAACCGATTTACAATGA
- a CDS encoding DEAD/DEAH box helicase, which yields MRFDTLNLPELVQQGVVQLGFSELTPVQEQAIPLALNGRDIAAQAQTGTGKTAAFLIALYTRLLNNPQPTSENPRALIMAPTRELVVQICEDAKGLVPDSPLTIHPVYGGVDYDRQRQAFGKGVDIVVATPGRLIDYAKQKVFSFKRIEVLVIDEADRMFDMGFISDLRFILRRLPSYDKRQTMLFSATLSPRVMELAYDFMNEAEKVQIEPEQVTAERVEQIVYHVGAKEKIPLLLGLLNGRMADGRVMVFANTKRDTDYVTRVLQANDVKAAQISGDISQVKRMRILSEFKEGKVQVLVATDVASRGIHIEDVTHVVNYDVPQDPEDYVHRIGRTARAGASGLAIMMADEDLVYHLPAIEEYISSSIPSEVPAEELFTWKFKRPARKHKKTPAHSKSPGKGAPKGHSKSGDKPQRRRPRRRKPAGSKPTES from the coding sequence ATGCGTTTTGATACCCTCAATCTTCCCGAACTGGTTCAGCAGGGAGTGGTGCAGCTCGGTTTTTCCGAACTGACCCCGGTGCAAGAGCAGGCCATTCCGCTTGCCTTGAATGGTCGCGATATCGCTGCCCAGGCCCAGACTGGAACCGGTAAAACAGCCGCTTTTCTGATTGCCCTCTATACCCGCCTGCTCAACAACCCGCAACCGACGTCAGAGAATCCACGTGCGTTGATTATGGCGCCAACCCGTGAGCTGGTGGTGCAGATCTGTGAAGATGCCAAGGGGCTGGTGCCGGATTCGCCATTAACCATTCATCCGGTATATGGCGGGGTGGATTATGACCGTCAGCGCCAGGCGTTTGGCAAAGGGGTGGACATTGTTGTGGCCACGCCGGGACGTTTGATCGATTATGCCAAGCAAAAGGTTTTCTCCTTCAAACGTATTGAAGTGCTGGTGATTGATGAAGCCGACCGCATGTTTGATATGGGCTTTATCAGTGATCTGCGTTTCATTTTGCGCCGCTTGCCCTCCTATGATAAACGACAGACCATGCTGTTTTCGGCGACTCTGTCACCGCGGGTCATGGAGCTGGCCTACGATTTTATGAACGAAGCGGAAAAGGTGCAGATTGAGCCGGAGCAGGTGACTGCAGAGCGTGTTGAGCAGATCGTGTACCATGTTGGCGCCAAGGAAAAAATTCCTTTGTTGCTTGGTTTGTTGAATGGGCGGATGGCAGACGGACGAGTGATGGTGTTTGCCAACACCAAGCGTGATACCGATTATGTCACTCGGGTTCTCCAGGCTAATGACGTCAAAGCCGCACAGATCTCCGGCGATATTTCCCAGGTCAAGCGAATGCGTATCCTCAGTGAATTTAAAGAGGGCAAGGTTCAGGTGCTGGTGGCCACGGATGTTGCTTCACGAGGAATCCATATTGAGGATGTTACCCATGTCGTCAACTATGATGTGCCTCAGGATCCGGAAGACTATGTCCATCGCATTGGCCGCACCGCCCGAGCTGGAGCCTCCGGTCTGGCGATTATGATGGCGGATGAAGATTTGGTCTATCACCTGCCGGCGATTGAAGAATATATCAGCAGTTCCATACCCAGCGAAGTTCCGGCGGAAGAATTGTTTACCTGGAAGTTCAAGCGTCCGGCACGTAAACATAAGAAGACACCTGCACACAGTAAATCGCCCGGCAAAGGGGCTCCGAAGGGGCACTCTAAATCGGGTGATAAACCACAACGTCGTCGGCCGCGTCGTCGCAAGCCTGCTGGCTCCAAACCAACGGAAAGCTGA
- a CDS encoding aminodeoxychorismate/anthranilate synthase component II gives MLLMIDNYDSFTYNLVQYFRELGEEVVVYRNDAITVDEIAALHPEKLVISPGPCTPREAGISVEAIQYFAGKLPILGVCLGHQAIGEAFGGNIVRADELMHGKTSAMYHKGTDLFAGLDNPFDATRYHSLVIERATIPSCLEVTCWTDRDMIMGVAHKELAIWGVQFHPESILSLAGKPLLQNYLDLAEQFWRES, from the coding sequence ATGTTGCTGATGATTGATAATTACGACTCCTTTACCTATAATCTGGTCCAGTATTTTCGGGAACTGGGAGAAGAGGTGGTGGTCTATCGCAATGACGCTATCACTGTTGACGAAATTGCCGCATTACATCCGGAGAAGCTTGTCATCTCTCCCGGCCCCTGTACGCCCCGCGAAGCGGGAATCTCGGTGGAAGCTATTCAATATTTTGCTGGAAAGCTGCCGATTCTCGGTGTTTGCCTTGGGCATCAAGCCATTGGCGAAGCCTTTGGCGGCAATATTGTTCGCGCAGACGAATTGATGCACGGCAAAACCAGTGCTATGTACCACAAAGGCACAGATCTGTTTGCCGGACTTGACAACCCGTTTGACGCCACCCGTTATCATTCTCTGGTCATCGAGCGAGCCACGATCCCCTCATGTCTGGAGGTGACCTGCTGGACCGATCGCGATATGATTATGGGGGTTGCGCATAAAGAGCTGGCCATTTGGGGTGTACAATTTCATCCGGAGTCAATTCTGTCTCTGGCCGGAAAGCCTTTATTGCAGAATTATCTCGACCTGGCAGAGCAATTCTGGAGGGAGTCATGA
- the trpD gene encoding anthranilate phosphoribosyltransferase, with translation MIKAAIGRVVDGHDLTENQMVDVMNQIMGGEATPAQIGAFITALRLKGETVAEISGAARVMRAHATPIRVGAALDIDREEINTDQETILDTCGTGGSGTKSFNISTTVAFVVAACGIKVAKHGNRSVSSACGSADVLEELGVNLDVTPAVVESCIDELNVGFLYAPALHGAMKYAIGPRREIGIRTIFNVLGPLTNPARADRQVLGVYRKDLVKPLAEVLCHLGCKRGFVVHGSDGMDEVTLTGPTDIARIDDGEITLSTVTPEDFGLSCCVLEDLQGGDAKANASIVRDILHGKPGPKRDVVLLNSAFALVAAGVVDDLGAGLDMARQTIDTGLATVKLEGLIRMTNQ, from the coding sequence ATGATTAAAGCAGCCATTGGTCGTGTCGTTGACGGCCACGACCTGACTGAAAATCAGATGGTGGATGTGATGAATCAGATCATGGGCGGTGAAGCGACTCCGGCCCAGATTGGTGCATTTATCACCGCTTTGCGTCTTAAAGGGGAAACCGTTGCCGAAATCAGCGGTGCTGCGCGAGTGATGCGTGCTCATGCGACGCCGATCCGCGTTGGTGCAGCGTTGGACATCGACCGCGAAGAGATCAACACCGATCAAGAGACCATTCTCGATACCTGTGGAACCGGTGGCAGTGGCACTAAAAGTTTTAATATTTCCACCACCGTCGCCTTTGTGGTCGCTGCCTGTGGTATCAAGGTCGCCAAGCATGGCAATCGCAGTGTCTCTTCGGCTTGCGGCAGTGCCGATGTGCTGGAGGAACTCGGGGTTAATCTCGATGTCACGCCGGCCGTGGTTGAATCCTGTATTGATGAATTGAATGTCGGTTTTCTTTATGCCCCGGCTCTGCACGGTGCGATGAAATACGCCATTGGTCCGCGTCGGGAGATCGGGATCCGTACTATTTTTAACGTGCTTGGTCCGTTGACCAATCCGGCTAGAGCGGATCGCCAGGTGCTGGGTGTGTATCGTAAAGATCTCGTTAAGCCACTGGCAGAGGTGTTGTGTCACCTGGGTTGTAAACGTGGTTTTGTTGTTCATGGCAGTGACGGTATGGATGAGGTGACCTTGACCGGACCGACAGACATTGCCCGTATTGACGATGGCGAGATAACCCTGTCGACAGTCACCCCGGAAGATTTCGGCTTGAGTTGCTGTGTCCTGGAAGACCTGCAGGGCGGCGATGCCAAAGCCAATGCGAGCATTGTTCGAGATATCCTGCATGGGAAACCTGGCCCGAAACGGGATGTCGTGTTGCTTAACAGTGCGTTTGCCCTGGTCGCCGCCGGTGTCGTGGATGATCTTGGTGCGGGGTTGGATATGGCCCGACAAACCATTGATACCGGTCTGGCCACGGTGAAACTTGAAGGTTTGATTCGGATGACCAACCAATGA
- the trpE gene encoding anthranilate synthase component I produces MKITPTFSEFKALSATGNLIPVYAEILADMETPVSAFKKIDNGELSFLLESIEGGEKWARYSLLGSGAGCVFRTRGDHYEIVRNGQVDESGDSDDPLEVLRTLLSRYQPVEMDGLPRFCGGAVGYLGYDMVRYVEKLPDGNPADIGAYDSCFILTDSILIFDNRQQKIKVVCNVHIEKDVDLQHVYDEAVRTIHALISKLRQPRAVEACKPQGQHQFSANFSKPQFLEAVEQCKEYVRSGDVIQVVLSQRFSAELKADPFDIYRSLRTINPSPYMFFLRFGATLVVGASPEVLVRKEDDVVEVRPIAGTRPRGKTVEEDEVFERELLEDPKELAEHVMLVDLGRNDLGRICRTGSVNISELKVIERYSHVMHIVSNVRGVLDNNMDAFDVFRATFPAGTLSGAPKIRAMEIIDEMEPQRREIYGGAVGYFSFSGNMDMAIAIRTLVIHDNRVHLQAGAGIVADSSPVAEYEETINKAKGVMKAIEMAEGGLE; encoded by the coding sequence ATGAAAATTACACCCACATTTTCAGAATTCAAGGCGTTGTCTGCGACAGGGAACCTGATTCCTGTTTATGCAGAGATTCTAGCCGATATGGAAACCCCGGTTTCGGCGTTTAAAAAAATCGATAACGGTGAGTTGTCGTTTTTACTTGAGAGTATCGAAGGCGGAGAAAAGTGGGCGCGCTATTCCTTGTTGGGCAGTGGGGCGGGGTGTGTTTTTCGCACACGCGGCGATCACTACGAGATAGTTCGTAATGGACAGGTCGATGAAAGTGGTGACAGTGATGATCCGCTTGAGGTGCTTCGCACTCTGCTGAGCCGTTATCAACCGGTTGAAATGGACGGTTTACCCCGCTTTTGTGGTGGTGCGGTTGGCTATCTCGGCTATGATATGGTGCGTTATGTTGAGAAACTTCCTGATGGCAATCCTGCTGATATCGGTGCGTATGACAGTTGTTTTATCCTGACCGATTCGATTCTGATTTTTGATAACCGCCAACAAAAAATTAAAGTGGTGTGCAATGTTCACATTGAAAAGGATGTTGACTTGCAACATGTCTACGATGAGGCTGTTCGCACAATTCACGCGTTGATCAGCAAGCTGCGTCAACCTCGTGCCGTTGAAGCGTGCAAGCCGCAAGGACAGCACCAGTTTAGCGCCAATTTTTCTAAGCCTCAATTTCTCGAAGCTGTTGAGCAGTGTAAGGAGTATGTTCGTTCTGGGGATGTCATTCAGGTGGTTTTATCTCAGCGGTTCTCTGCTGAACTCAAGGCCGATCCTTTCGATATTTATCGCTCTTTGCGTACGATCAATCCGTCTCCCTATATGTTCTTTTTGCGTTTCGGTGCCACATTGGTGGTTGGGGCTTCACCAGAAGTGCTGGTGCGTAAAGAGGACGATGTCGTTGAAGTGCGTCCCATTGCCGGAACGCGACCACGCGGCAAGACCGTTGAAGAGGACGAAGTTTTTGAGAGGGAGCTTCTTGAGGATCCGAAAGAGCTGGCTGAGCATGTCATGCTTGTCGATCTTGGCCGCAATGATCTCGGTCGTATCTGTCGCACCGGCAGTGTCAATATCAGTGAACTCAAAGTTATTGAGCGTTATTCTCACGTTATGCATATTGTCTCCAATGTCCGCGGTGTTCTTGATAACAATATGGACGCATTTGATGTATTTCGTGCAACATTCCCGGCGGGGACGTTGAGTGGTGCTCCGAAGATCCGAGCGATGGAAATTATCGATGAGATGGAACCACAACGCCGAGAGATTTATGGCGGTGCTGTGGGCTATTTTTCGTTTTCCGGCAATATGGATATGGCGATTGCCATTCGCACCCTTGTTATTCACGACAATAGGGTTCACCTGCAGGCTGGAGCCGGAATTGTTGCTGACTCCTCGCCGGTGGCAGAATACGAGGAAACCATCAACAAGGCCAAAGGGGTGATGAAGGCCATTGAGATGGCTGAAGGAGGTCTCGAATAA
- the trpB gene encoding tryptophan synthase subunit beta gives MSMYSYPDPRGHFGQFGGRYVAETLMPALLELEQAYKEAIADPEFDKEFHYYLNHYVGRPSPLYYAERLTEHLGGAKIYLKREDLNHTGAHKVNNTVGQVLLAKRMGKKKVIAETGAGQHGVATATVAARFGLECEVFMGTEDIRRQSLNVFRMKLLGAKVHGVTSGTATLKDAMNDALRHWVTHVRDTFYVIGTVAGPHPYPQLVRDFQAVIGREAREQILSAEGKLPDAVVACIGGGSNAMGIFYPFIDDETVRLMGVEAAGLGVDTDKHAASISAGKVGVLHGNKTFLLQDDDGQINHAHSISAGLDYPGVGPEHALLHDIKRAEYMAISDDEALEGFKKLTQLEGIIPALESAHAVAQVIKLAPTMSKEQIIIMNLSGRGDKDMHTVAEAFGVQL, from the coding sequence ATGTCGATGTATTCATACCCGGATCCAAGAGGTCATTTTGGCCAGTTTGGCGGACGCTATGTGGCGGAAACCCTGATGCCGGCCCTGCTGGAGCTGGAACAGGCCTATAAGGAAGCCATCGCTGATCCTGAGTTTGACAAAGAGTTCCACTATTATCTCAACCACTATGTTGGTCGCCCCAGTCCGCTCTATTATGCCGAGCGATTGACCGAGCATCTTGGTGGCGCTAAGATTTATCTGAAGCGCGAAGATCTGAATCACACCGGTGCTCATAAGGTCAATAATACTGTTGGCCAGGTGCTGCTGGCTAAGCGAATGGGAAAAAAGAAGGTGATTGCCGAGACCGGTGCAGGTCAACACGGCGTGGCGACGGCTACGGTGGCGGCGCGCTTTGGGCTCGAATGTGAGGTTTTTATGGGCACGGAGGATATCCGTCGCCAGTCGCTGAATGTCTTCCGCATGAAACTGCTTGGCGCCAAAGTGCATGGTGTTACAAGTGGCACGGCCACTCTGAAGGATGCCATGAACGATGCGTTGCGTCACTGGGTAACGCATGTCCGAGATACGTTCTATGTTATTGGAACCGTGGCCGGACCTCATCCCTATCCGCAACTGGTCCGTGATTTTCAGGCGGTGATCGGTCGTGAGGCGCGTGAACAAATCCTGAGCGCTGAAGGGAAACTGCCCGATGCCGTGGTCGCCTGTATCGGTGGCGGGTCCAATGCCATGGGGATTTTTTATCCGTTCATTGATGATGAAACTGTGCGTCTGATGGGGGTCGAAGCCGCCGGGTTGGGAGTGGATACCGACAAGCATGCTGCCAGCATCAGCGCCGGGAAAGTTGGCGTGCTGCATGGTAATAAAACTTTCCTGCTTCAAGACGACGATGGCCAGATCAATCATGCGCACTCCATTTCCGCAGGGCTGGATTATCCCGGTGTCGGTCCGGAGCATGCCCTGCTGCATGATATCAAGCGAGCCGAATATATGGCCATCAGTGATGATGAGGCTTTGGAAGGTTTTAAAAAATTGACCCAACTCGAAGGGATTATCCCCGCGTTGGAGAGTGCCCATGCCGTGGCCCAGGTGATCAAGTTGGCACCAACCATGAGCAAAGAGCAGATTATCATCATGAACCTGTCCGGTCGTGGTGACAAAGATATGCATACCGTCGCTGAAGCGTTCGGCGTGCAGTTGTAA
- a CDS encoding uracil-DNA glycosylase, whose protein sequence is MALHDPLLPELIDCQRCPRLMDYLATLPPKGGRSRDDYWNRPVPGFGDINARIWLVGLAPGAHGANRTARPFTGDGAGDFMYPLLYQAGLSNQAESESCDDGLRLNDLYISNAVKCVPPGNKPLAEEFHQCRDYLLREWKQLTSVRVILALGRDAFISVLHLLKQQGMIKRLADFPFAHNACFELTNGQYLLACYHTSRYNVQTGRMTEALFLEVLNRARQLAEA, encoded by the coding sequence ATGGCGCTACATGATCCGTTGTTGCCGGAATTGATCGATTGCCAGCGCTGTCCTCGTTTGATGGATTATCTGGCGACGCTTCCACCCAAAGGGGGACGGTCGCGTGATGACTATTGGAATCGGCCCGTGCCCGGCTTTGGCGATATCAATGCGCGCATCTGGTTGGTTGGGTTAGCTCCTGGTGCTCATGGTGCCAATCGTACGGCACGACCGTTCACTGGTGACGGTGCCGGTGATTTTATGTATCCCCTGCTGTATCAGGCCGGGCTGAGCAATCAGGCAGAATCGGAATCCTGTGATGATGGGCTGCGGCTCAACGATTTGTATATCAGTAATGCCGTCAAATGTGTTCCACCGGGCAACAAACCGCTGGCTGAAGAATTTCACCAGTGTCGCGATTATCTGCTGCGTGAATGGAAGCAATTAACATCGGTTCGGGTGATTCTGGCTTTGGGACGCGATGCCTTTATCAGTGTGTTACATCTGTTAAAACAGCAGGGCATGATTAAGCGGCTGGCGGATTTTCCTTTTGCCCATAATGCCTGCTTTGAACTGACAAATGGTCAATATCTGCTGGCCTGTTACCACACCAGTCGTTATAACGTGCAGACCGGGCGAATGACTGAAGCGCTTTTTTTAGAGGTGTTAAACCGAGCGCGTCAGTTGGCTGAAGCCTAG
- a CDS encoding phosphoribosylanthranilate isomerase: MSDAVRFADVKVKICGITSLKDALAAVEAGADALGFVFYSRSSRYIAPETAAHIIRQLPAFVTTVGLFVNEQSAVIDDIVTTCQLDVVQLHGDELPEQCHCSAARVVKALRIRDEESLVGIDRYPVTSLLLDAWCDQAYGGTGKVGRWDLARQAAEKNIVILAGGLTPDNVAEAVRDVSPYAVDVSSGVESAPGVKDPALMSAFVYHAKNARS; this comes from the coding sequence GTGTCTGACGCTGTGCGCTTCGCCGACGTCAAGGTGAAAATCTGCGGGATTACCTCGTTAAAGGATGCTCTGGCCGCCGTCGAAGCCGGTGCCGATGCTCTGGGGTTTGTGTTTTATTCGCGGAGTTCCCGCTATATTGCGCCTGAAACGGCGGCGCACATCATCCGACAGTTGCCTGCGTTTGTCACCACTGTGGGACTGTTCGTTAACGAGCAGTCGGCGGTGATTGACGATATCGTGACAACCTGCCAGCTCGATGTTGTTCAGCTGCACGGTGACGAATTGCCGGAGCAATGCCACTGCTCCGCAGCCCGAGTTGTCAAAGCGTTGCGCATTCGCGATGAGGAAAGCCTGGTCGGAATCGACCGCTATCCAGTCACCTCCCTGTTGCTCGATGCCTGGTGTGACCAGGCCTACGGTGGAACCGGCAAGGTGGGACGCTGGGATCTGGCACGTCAGGCCGCCGAGAAAAATATTGTCATTCTTGCCGGCGGATTGACGCCGGACAATGTCGCCGAGGCGGTGCGTGACGTTAGCCCTTATGCCGTTGATGTCTCCAGTGGGGTGGAGAGCGCCCCGGGAGTCAAAGATCCGGCGCTGATGAGCGCCTTTGTATACCACGCTAAAAACGCCAGGAGTTAA